A single Sorex araneus isolate mSorAra2 chromosome 8, mSorAra2.pri, whole genome shotgun sequence DNA region contains:
- the SMIM17 gene encoding small integral membrane protein 17: protein MQSLRSEHFRGLLEPERIQTLLPQENKAWGQRGTFDHDWVAVEVGVSDSEDKESPEEVDFPQEWSPMDEDEEEQEEEELEEHQGFVEWRRAPQHVPIMLVVCVLFLFLVLTGMPMMLMV from the exons ATGCAGAGCCTCAGATCCGAACACTTCCGGGGGCTGCTGGAGCCAGAGAGGATCCAGACGCTGCTGCCTCAGGAGAACAAGGCCTGGGGGCAGCGCGGTACCTTCGACCATGACTGGGTGGCTGTGGAAGTGGGTGTCAGTGACAGTGAGGACAAAG AGTCTCCCGAGGAGGTGGATTTCCCCCAGGAGTGGAGCCCTATggatgaggatgaggaagagcaggaggaggaggagctggaggaacACCAG GGCTTTGTGGAATGGCGGAGAGCACCACAGCACGTGCCCATCATGCTGGTGGTTTGcgtgctcttcctgttcctggtttTGACGGGGATGCCCATGATGCTGATGGTCTAA
- the LOC101551330 gene encoding olfactory receptor 5-like, with the protein MEHPVARVNGTRVQEFILLGLSTRPGVRDALFVVFLALYLLTVLENMLIIYLTRRHSELHKPMYFFLGNLSCLEMSYVSVTVPSLLAGLWAGPCHVPFTACMTQLFFFISLICTECTLLASMAYDRYVAICLPLRYPLLMRPQVCLSLALSSWLGGLLVSVIKTSCIASLSYCGPNVLNHFFCDVSPLLNLSCTHVALTELVDFISAIVILWGSLLVAIASYVAIGRAVLRMPSAAARRKALSTCASHLVVVGIFYSATIFIYARPSRIEAMDLNKVLSVIYTVVTPLCNPVIYCLRNREVHSAFRKTLLCS; encoded by the coding sequence ATGGAGCACCCTGTGGCTAGGGTCAACGGGACGCGAGTGCAGGAGTTCATCCTGCTGGGCTTGTCCACAAGGCCGGGTGTGCGTGATGCCCTATTTGTGGTCTTCCTGGCGCTCTACCTGCTGACGGTCCTGGAGAACATGCTCATCATCTACCTCACCCGCAGACACAGCGAGCTCCACaagcccatgtacttcttcctgggcAACCTCAGCTGCCTGGAGATGAGCTACGTATCCGTGACTGTGCCCAGCCTGCTCGCGGGGCTGTGGGCAGGACCCTGTCACGTCCCCTTCACCGCCTGCATGACCCaactcttcttcttcatctccctCATCTGCACGGAGTGCACTCTGCTGGCTtccatggcctatgaccgctatgtggccatctgcctcCCACTGCGCTACCCATTGCTCATGCGACCCCAGGTCTGCCTGAGCCTGGCCCTGTCCTCATGGCTTGGTGGGCTGCTAGTGTCGGTGATCAAGACATCATGCATTGCCAGCCTGTCCTACTGCGGCCCCAATGTTCTCAACCATTTCTTCTGTGATGTGTCCCCTCTGCTCAACCTGTCCTGCACCCACGTGGCCCTCACGGAGCTGGTGGACTTCATTTCAGCCATTGTTATCCTCTGGGGGTCTCTGCTCGTGGCCATTGCCTCCTACGTGGCCATTGGCAGAGCTGTGCTCCGCATGCCATCGGCTGCTGCCCGGCGCAAAGCCCTGTCCACCTGCGCATCCCACCTGGTCGTGGTGGGCATCTTCTACTCAGCCACCATCTTCATCTATGCCCGCCCCAGCCGCATAGAGGCCATGGACCTTAACAAGGTGCTATCTGTCATCTACACAGTGGTCACACCCTTGTGCAACCCCGTCATCTACTGCCTGAGGAACAGGGAGGTGCACTCAGCTTTTCGGAAAACCCTGCTCTGCTCTTGA